The genomic window GCCATAAACCCGCACATCGACATCCACATGGCGCGACTGACGCACGTATTCGTCAATACCCCGAGAGCAACCGCTCAACATAAGTGCAAAAATCAACCAAACGTACATTTTTCCCTTTATCATCCGTTATCCCTGCTCAACAGCGATTATTTATGCGCGGCCAATTTTTCTGCAACCAGATCAACCAGTTTTTCACCGCGCAGATTTTTAGCAATAATTTTTCCATTGGGCGCAATGAGAAAAGTCGTTGGCCAGGACACGATCCCATAAGCCTTATGAATTTTCGAATCTGCTATCCCATTGGGATAGGGGATGTCGTTCTCCTTAACAAAATCCGCCAAATTTCTCGGATCATCATGAGCCAGACCAATGACCTTCAACTCATTCGAAAAAGATTGAGATAACTTCTTGAGGTGTGGTAATTCATTAAGACAGGGGCCGCACCACGTCCCCCAAAAATCAAGCATCACAAATTTGCCCCGAAAGTCGGAAAGCCTCAAGGAATCGCCATCCACAGTTTGCACAACAAAATCTGGCGCAACACGGTCTTCCCGCATATCCAGTGCATTTAAAAGCCTTTCAGTCGAACCATGCAAAACCGTTTTGGAATTTGGGTATCTTTGGATAAGCTGATCAATAGCACTGCGAGC from Gemmatimonadota bacterium includes these protein-coding regions:
- a CDS encoding redoxin domain-containing protein, coding for ARLAKKVDPNSLFFRTYGTFSSTLLSLDEGLHFAPHLSEKYNMPPFYFTGILVAYERNLPPGTKEGESLLWRMAQHYRDRDHPVAARSAIDQLIQRYPNSKTVLHGSTERLLNALDMREDRVAPDFVVQTVDGDSLRLSDFRGKFVMLDFWGTWCGPCLNELPHLKKLSQSFSNELKVIGLAHDDPRNLADFVKENDIPYPNGIADSKIHKAYGIVSWPTTFLIAPNGKIIAKNLRGEKLVDLVAEKLAAHK